In Lepus europaeus isolate LE1 chromosome 8, mLepTim1.pri, whole genome shotgun sequence, a single genomic region encodes these proteins:
- the BIN3 gene encoding bridging integrator 3 — protein sequence MSWIPFKIGQPKKQIVPKTVERDFEREYGKLQQLEEQTKKLQKDMKKSADADLAMSKSAVKISLDLLSNPLCEQDQDFLNMATALDTAMKRMDAFNQEKVNQIQKTVIEPLKKFGSVFPSLNMAVKRREQALQDYRRLQAKVEKYEEKEKTGPVLAKLHQAREELRPVREDFEAKNKQLLEEMPRFHSSRLGYFQPSFESLIRAQVVYYSEMHKIFGDLARQLDQPGHSDEQRERENEAKLSELRALSIVADD from the exons GATTCCTTTTAAGATTGGACAGCCCAAGAAGCAGATCGTCCCCAAAACA GTGGAGAGAGACTTTGAAAGGGAGTATGGAAAACTGCAACA GCTGGAAGAGCAGACCAAGAAGCTGCAGAAGGACATGAAGAAGAGCGCCGACGCCGACCTGG CCATGTCCAAGTCGGCCGTGAAGATATCCCTGGACCTGCTCTCCAACCCCCTCTGTGAGCAGGACCAGGACTTCCTGAACATGGCGACAGCCCTGGACACAGCCATGAAGCGGATGGACGCCTTCAACCAGGAGAAG GTGAACCAGATCCAAAAGACTGTGATTGAACCCTTAAAAAA GTTCGGCAGCGTCTTCCCGAGCCTCAACATGGCCGTGAAGCGGCGGGAGCAGGCCTTGCAGGACTACCGCAGGCTGCAGGCCAAGGTGGAGAAGTACGAGGAGAAGGAGAAGACGGGGCCTGTGCTGGCCAAGCTCCACCAG GCGCGGGAGGAGCTTCGGCCTGTGAGGGAAGACTTCGAAGCCAAGAACAAGCAGCTCCTGGAAGAGATGCCACGGTTCCACAGCAGCCGCCTTGGctacttccagcccagctttgaGTCCCTGATCCGGGCCCAG GTCGTTTACTACTCAGAAATGCATAAGATCTTCGGAGACCTCGCCCGACAGCTTGACCAGCCGGGCCACTCGGACGAGCAGCGGGAGCGGGAGAACGAGGCCAAGCTGAGCGAGCTCCGAGCCCTCTCGATCGTGGCTGACGACTGA
- the CCAR2 gene encoding cell cycle and apoptosis regulator protein 2 isoform X2 gives MAVVPAAGRSGGFPSRLRDRTAFPMSQFKRQRISPLPGGRSFSGAASTSLLGPPPGLLTPPVATDLSQNARHLQGGEKQRVFTGIVTSLHDYFGVVDEEVFFQLSVVKGRLPQLGEKVLVKAAYNPGQAVPWNAVKVQTLSNQPLLKSPAPPLLHVAALGQKQGILGAQPQLIFQPHRIPPLFPQKPLSLFQTSHTLHLSHLNRFPARGPHGRLDQGRSDDHDSKKRKQRAGGEPWGAKKPRHDLPPYRVHLTPYTVDSPSCDVLELQRRYRSLLVPSDFLCVHLSWLSAFPLSQPFPLHHPSRIQVSAEAAAAPEPAAEPSPADSAAAYSSKVLLLSSPGLEELYRCCMQFVDDMAEPRETPEHPLKQIKFLLGRKEEEAVLVGGEWSPSLDGLDPQADPQVLVRTAIRCAQAQTGIDLSTCTKWWRFAEFQYLQPGPPRRLHTVVVYLPDVWSIMPTLEEWEAQCQQRAAEAAATPQQASGETEPAEQAPDTAEQAADPPEAGTQQDADTDLPEAPPPPLEPAVTARPGCVNLSLQGIVEDRRPKERVSFEVMVLAELFLEMLQRDFGYRIYKMLLSLPEKAASPPEPEKEEAAKDDAVKEVATKESKEEVQSEGAAAESDAPLKEDGLLPKPPPAGGEEEEKPRAEAAEDLCEMALDPELLLLRDDGEEEFGAKLEDAEVRSVASNQSEVEFSSLQDMPKELDPSAVLPLDCLLAFVFFDANWCGYLHRRDLERILLTLGIRLSAEQAQQLVSRAVTQHICQYRSLQYSRQEGVDGAACEELLCGNLDLLPPPGKRAEAGAAPAEHEGLVPHNGSLINVGSLLQRAEQQDSGRLYLENKIHTLELKLEESHSRFSAAEVTNKTLAAEMQELRGRLAEAEETARTAERQRAQLQRLLQDFRRRLTPLQLEVQRMVEKAEGWVEREEPAPSN, from the exons ATGGCTGTCGTCCCGGCCGCCGGCCGCTCCGGGG GTTTCCCCTCGAGACTCAGAGACAGGACCGCCTTCCCCATGTCCCAGTTTAAGCGCCAGCGGATCAGCCCGCTGCCGGGGGGCCGCAGCTTCTCAG GCGCGGCCTCCACGTCGCTTCTGGGCCCTCCTCCTGGTCTGCTCACTCCTCCTGTGGCCACAGACTTGTCCCAAAATGCCCGGCACCTGCAG GGCGGGGAGAAGCAGCGGGTCTTCACCGGCATCGTTACCAGCTTGCACGACTACTTCGGGGTGGTGGACGAAGAGGTCTTCTTCCAGCTAAG CGTGGTGAAGGGCCGGCTGCCCCAGCTGGGCGAGAAGGTGCTGGTGAAGGCGGCATACAACCCCGGCCAGGCGGTGCCCTGGAACGCCGTCAAGGTGCAGACGCTCTCCAACCAG CCACTGCTGAAGTCCCCAGCACCTCCCCTTCTGCACGTGGCAGCCCTGGGCCAGAAGCAAGGGATTCTGGGAGCTCAGCCCCAGTTGATCTTCCAGCCTCACAGGATTCCTCCCCTCTTTCCTCAAAAAC CACTCAGTCTCTTCCAAACATCCCACACGCTTCACCTGAGCCACCTGAACCGATTTCCCGCCAGGGGCCCTCACGGACGGCTGGATCAGGGCCGAAg CGACGACCACGACTCCAAGAAACGCAAGCAGCGGGCTGGTGGAGAGCCTTGGGGTGCTAAGAAACCAAGGCATGACCTGCCTCCCTACCGGGTCCACCTCACTCCCTACACAGTGGAcag CCCCAGCTGTGACGTCCTAGAACTCCAGCGCCGATACCGCAGCCTCCTGGTGCCGTCCGACTTCCTGTGCGTGCACCTGAGCTGGCTGTCGGCTTTCCCTCTGAGCCAGCCCTTTCCCCTCCACCACCCGAGCCGGATCCAGGTCTCTGCAGAGGCGGCGGCAGCTCCAGAGCCAGCTGCGGAGCCCAGCCCTGCCGACAGCGCCGCCGCCTACAGCTCCAAG GTCCTGCTGCTCTCCTCCCCGGGCTTAGAGGAACTGTACCGCTGCTGCATGCAATTTGTGGATGACATGGCCGAGCCAAGGGAGACGCCGGAACATCCTCTGAAGCAGATCAAG TTCTTGCTGGGCCggaaagaagaagaggcagtGCTGGTGGGGGGCGAGTGGTCTCCCTCCCTGGACGGCCTCGACCCCCAGGCTGACCCGCAGGTGCTGGTGCGCACGGCCATCCGCTGTGCACAGGCCCAGACCGGCATCGACTTGAGCACCTGCACTAAGTG GTGGCGCTTTGCCGAGTTCCAGTACCTGCAGCCGGGCCCGCCTCGGCGGCTGCACACAGTGGTGGTGTACCTGCCAGACGTCTGGAGCATCATGCCCACGCTGGAGGAGTGGGAGGCCCAGTGCCAGCAAAGAGCTGCAGAGGCAGCCGCCACGCCCCAGCAGGCGTCAGGG GAAACGGAGCCTGCTGAACAGGCCCCCGACACGGCGGAGCAGGCAGCCGACCCTCCTGAGGCCGGCACACAGCAGGACGCGGACACCGACCTCCCggaagcccccccaccccctctggagCCTGCGGTCACTGCACGTCCTGGCTGTGTGAACCTGTCGCTCCAGGGCATTGTGGAGGACCGGAGGCCCAAAGAAAGGGTCTCTTTTGAG GTGATGGTGTTGGCCGAGCTGTTCCTGGAGATGCTGCAGCGGGACTTCGGCTACAGGATTTACAAGATGCTGCTGAGCCTTCCGGAAAAGGCCGCGTCCCCCCCAGAACCCGAGAAGGAGGAGGCGGCCAAGGACGACGCGGTCAAAGAGGTGGCGACCAAGGAGTCGAAGGAGGAGGTGCAGAGCGAGGGTGCGGCTGCCGAGTCCGATGCCCCCCTG AAGGAAGACGGGCTGCTGCCCAAGCCGCCCCCTGCcggcggggaggaggaggagaagccgCGGGCAGAGGCGGCCGAGGACCTGTGCGAGATGGCCCTGGACCCCGAGCTGCTGCTGCTCCGGGATGACGGCGAGGAGGAGTTCG GAGCGAAGCTGGAGGACGCCGAGGTGCGCTCTGTCGCCTCCAACCAGTCAGAGGTGGAGTTCTCCTCGCTCCAGGACATG CCCAAGGAGCTGGACCCTTCCGCCGTGCTCCCCTTGGACTGCCTCCTTGCTTTCGTCTTTTTCGATGCCAACTGGTGTGGCTACCTGCACCGGCGGGACTTGGAGAGGATCCTGCTCACCCTGGGGATCCGGCTCAGCGCAGAGCAG GCCCAGCAGCTGGTCAGCAGGGCGGTGACCCAGCACATCTGCCAGTACCGCAGCCTGCAGTACAGCCGCCAGGAGGGCGTGGACGGCGCGGCCTGCGAGGAGCTGCTCTGCG gaaaCCTGGACCTGCTGCCACCTCCTGGGAAGCGCGCGGAGGCCGGCGCTGCCCCCGCGGAGCACGAAGGCCTGGTGCCCCACAACGGCAGCCTCATCAATGTGGGCAGCCTGCTGCAGCGCGCCGAGCAGCAGGACAGCGGGCGGCTCTACTTGGAGAACAAGATCCACACgctggagctgaagctgg AGGAGAGCCATAGCCGGTTCTCAGCCGCCGAAGTGACCAACAAGACGCTGGCGGCCGAGATGCAGGAGCTGCGAGGCCGGCTGGCCGAGGCCGAGGAGACGGCGCGGACGGCTGAGCGGCAGCGGGCCCAGCTTCAGCGGCTGCTGCAGGACTTCCGCCGGCGCCTCACGCCCCTGCAGCTCGAGGTGCAGCGCATGGTGGAGAAG GCTGAGGGCTGGGTCGAGAGGGAGGAGCCGGCGCCCAGCAACTGA
- the CCAR2 gene encoding cell cycle and apoptosis regulator protein 2 isoform X3: MSQFKRQRISPLPGGRSFSGAASTSLLGPPPGLLTPPVATDLSQNARHLQGGEKQRVFTGIVTSLHDYFGVVDEEVFFQLSVVKGRLPQLGEKVLVKAAYNPGQAVPWNAVKVQTLSNQPLLKSPAPPLLHVAALGQKQGILGAQPQLIFQPHRIPPLFPQKPLSLFQTSHTLHLSHLNRFPARGPHGRLDQGRSDDHDSKKRKQRAGGEPWGAKKPRHDLPPYRVHLTPYTVDSPSCDVLELQRRYRSLLVPSDFLCVHLSWLSAFPLSQPFPLHHPSRIQVSAEAAAAPEPAAEPSPADSAAAYSSKVLLLSSPGLEELYRCCMQFVDDMAEPRETPEHPLKQIKFLLGRKEEEAVLVGGEWSPSLDGLDPQADPQVLVRTAIRCAQAQTGIDLSTCTKWWRFAEFQYLQPGPPRRLHTVVVYLPDVWSIMPTLEEWEAQCQQRAAEAAATPQQASGETEPAEQAPDTAEQAADPPEAGTQQDADTDLPEAPPPPLEPAVTARPGCVNLSLQGIVEDRRPKERVSFEVMVLAELFLEMLQRDFGYRIYKMLLSLPEKAASPPEPEKEEAAKDDAVKEVATKESKEEVQSEGAAAESDAPLKEDGLLPKPPPAGGEEEEKPRAEAAEDLCEMALDPELLLLRDDGEEEFAGAKLEDAEVRSVASNQSEVEFSSLQDMPKELDPSAVLPLDCLLAFVFFDANWCGYLHRRDLERILLTLGIRLSAEQAQQLVSRAVTQHICQYRSLQYSRQEGVDGAACEELLCGNLDLLPPPGKRAEAGAAPAEHEGLVPHNGSLINVGSLLQRAEQQDSGRLYLENKIHTLELKLEESHSRFSAAEVTNKTLAAEMQELRGRLAEAEETARTAERQRAQLQRLLQDFRRRLTPLQLEVQRMVEKAEGWVEREEPAPSN; the protein is encoded by the exons ATGTCCCAGTTTAAGCGCCAGCGGATCAGCCCGCTGCCGGGGGGCCGCAGCTTCTCAG GCGCGGCCTCCACGTCGCTTCTGGGCCCTCCTCCTGGTCTGCTCACTCCTCCTGTGGCCACAGACTTGTCCCAAAATGCCCGGCACCTGCAG GGCGGGGAGAAGCAGCGGGTCTTCACCGGCATCGTTACCAGCTTGCACGACTACTTCGGGGTGGTGGACGAAGAGGTCTTCTTCCAGCTAAG CGTGGTGAAGGGCCGGCTGCCCCAGCTGGGCGAGAAGGTGCTGGTGAAGGCGGCATACAACCCCGGCCAGGCGGTGCCCTGGAACGCCGTCAAGGTGCAGACGCTCTCCAACCAG CCACTGCTGAAGTCCCCAGCACCTCCCCTTCTGCACGTGGCAGCCCTGGGCCAGAAGCAAGGGATTCTGGGAGCTCAGCCCCAGTTGATCTTCCAGCCTCACAGGATTCCTCCCCTCTTTCCTCAAAAAC CACTCAGTCTCTTCCAAACATCCCACACGCTTCACCTGAGCCACCTGAACCGATTTCCCGCCAGGGGCCCTCACGGACGGCTGGATCAGGGCCGAAg CGACGACCACGACTCCAAGAAACGCAAGCAGCGGGCTGGTGGAGAGCCTTGGGGTGCTAAGAAACCAAGGCATGACCTGCCTCCCTACCGGGTCCACCTCACTCCCTACACAGTGGAcag CCCCAGCTGTGACGTCCTAGAACTCCAGCGCCGATACCGCAGCCTCCTGGTGCCGTCCGACTTCCTGTGCGTGCACCTGAGCTGGCTGTCGGCTTTCCCTCTGAGCCAGCCCTTTCCCCTCCACCACCCGAGCCGGATCCAGGTCTCTGCAGAGGCGGCGGCAGCTCCAGAGCCAGCTGCGGAGCCCAGCCCTGCCGACAGCGCCGCCGCCTACAGCTCCAAG GTCCTGCTGCTCTCCTCCCCGGGCTTAGAGGAACTGTACCGCTGCTGCATGCAATTTGTGGATGACATGGCCGAGCCAAGGGAGACGCCGGAACATCCTCTGAAGCAGATCAAG TTCTTGCTGGGCCggaaagaagaagaggcagtGCTGGTGGGGGGCGAGTGGTCTCCCTCCCTGGACGGCCTCGACCCCCAGGCTGACCCGCAGGTGCTGGTGCGCACGGCCATCCGCTGTGCACAGGCCCAGACCGGCATCGACTTGAGCACCTGCACTAAGTG GTGGCGCTTTGCCGAGTTCCAGTACCTGCAGCCGGGCCCGCCTCGGCGGCTGCACACAGTGGTGGTGTACCTGCCAGACGTCTGGAGCATCATGCCCACGCTGGAGGAGTGGGAGGCCCAGTGCCAGCAAAGAGCTGCAGAGGCAGCCGCCACGCCCCAGCAGGCGTCAGGG GAAACGGAGCCTGCTGAACAGGCCCCCGACACGGCGGAGCAGGCAGCCGACCCTCCTGAGGCCGGCACACAGCAGGACGCGGACACCGACCTCCCggaagcccccccaccccctctggagCCTGCGGTCACTGCACGTCCTGGCTGTGTGAACCTGTCGCTCCAGGGCATTGTGGAGGACCGGAGGCCCAAAGAAAGGGTCTCTTTTGAG GTGATGGTGTTGGCCGAGCTGTTCCTGGAGATGCTGCAGCGGGACTTCGGCTACAGGATTTACAAGATGCTGCTGAGCCTTCCGGAAAAGGCCGCGTCCCCCCCAGAACCCGAGAAGGAGGAGGCGGCCAAGGACGACGCGGTCAAAGAGGTGGCGACCAAGGAGTCGAAGGAGGAGGTGCAGAGCGAGGGTGCGGCTGCCGAGTCCGATGCCCCCCTG AAGGAAGACGGGCTGCTGCCCAAGCCGCCCCCTGCcggcggggaggaggaggagaagccgCGGGCAGAGGCGGCCGAGGACCTGTGCGAGATGGCCCTGGACCCCGAGCTGCTGCTGCTCCGGGATGACGGCGAGGAGGAGTTCG CAGGAGCGAAGCTGGAGGACGCCGAGGTGCGCTCTGTCGCCTCCAACCAGTCAGAGGTGGAGTTCTCCTCGCTCCAGGACATG CCCAAGGAGCTGGACCCTTCCGCCGTGCTCCCCTTGGACTGCCTCCTTGCTTTCGTCTTTTTCGATGCCAACTGGTGTGGCTACCTGCACCGGCGGGACTTGGAGAGGATCCTGCTCACCCTGGGGATCCGGCTCAGCGCAGAGCAG GCCCAGCAGCTGGTCAGCAGGGCGGTGACCCAGCACATCTGCCAGTACCGCAGCCTGCAGTACAGCCGCCAGGAGGGCGTGGACGGCGCGGCCTGCGAGGAGCTGCTCTGCG gaaaCCTGGACCTGCTGCCACCTCCTGGGAAGCGCGCGGAGGCCGGCGCTGCCCCCGCGGAGCACGAAGGCCTGGTGCCCCACAACGGCAGCCTCATCAATGTGGGCAGCCTGCTGCAGCGCGCCGAGCAGCAGGACAGCGGGCGGCTCTACTTGGAGAACAAGATCCACACgctggagctgaagctgg AGGAGAGCCATAGCCGGTTCTCAGCCGCCGAAGTGACCAACAAGACGCTGGCGGCCGAGATGCAGGAGCTGCGAGGCCGGCTGGCCGAGGCCGAGGAGACGGCGCGGACGGCTGAGCGGCAGCGGGCCCAGCTTCAGCGGCTGCTGCAGGACTTCCGCCGGCGCCTCACGCCCCTGCAGCTCGAGGTGCAGCGCATGGTGGAGAAG GCTGAGGGCTGGGTCGAGAGGGAGGAGCCGGCGCCCAGCAACTGA
- the CCAR2 gene encoding cell cycle and apoptosis regulator protein 2 isoform X1, producing the protein MAVVPAAGRSGGFPSRLRDRTAFPMSQFKRQRISPLPGGRSFSGAASTSLLGPPPGLLTPPVATDLSQNARHLQGGEKQRVFTGIVTSLHDYFGVVDEEVFFQLSVVKGRLPQLGEKVLVKAAYNPGQAVPWNAVKVQTLSNQPLLKSPAPPLLHVAALGQKQGILGAQPQLIFQPHRIPPLFPQKPLSLFQTSHTLHLSHLNRFPARGPHGRLDQGRSDDHDSKKRKQRAGGEPWGAKKPRHDLPPYRVHLTPYTVDSPSCDVLELQRRYRSLLVPSDFLCVHLSWLSAFPLSQPFPLHHPSRIQVSAEAAAAPEPAAEPSPADSAAAYSSKVLLLSSPGLEELYRCCMQFVDDMAEPRETPEHPLKQIKFLLGRKEEEAVLVGGEWSPSLDGLDPQADPQVLVRTAIRCAQAQTGIDLSTCTKWWRFAEFQYLQPGPPRRLHTVVVYLPDVWSIMPTLEEWEAQCQQRAAEAAATPQQASGETEPAEQAPDTAEQAADPPEAGTQQDADTDLPEAPPPPLEPAVTARPGCVNLSLQGIVEDRRPKERVSFEVMVLAELFLEMLQRDFGYRIYKMLLSLPEKAASPPEPEKEEAAKDDAVKEVATKESKEEVQSEGAAAESDAPLKEDGLLPKPPPAGGEEEEKPRAEAAEDLCEMALDPELLLLRDDGEEEFAGAKLEDAEVRSVASNQSEVEFSSLQDMPKELDPSAVLPLDCLLAFVFFDANWCGYLHRRDLERILLTLGIRLSAEQAQQLVSRAVTQHICQYRSLQYSRQEGVDGAACEELLCGNLDLLPPPGKRAEAGAAPAEHEGLVPHNGSLINVGSLLQRAEQQDSGRLYLENKIHTLELKLEESHSRFSAAEVTNKTLAAEMQELRGRLAEAEETARTAERQRAQLQRLLQDFRRRLTPLQLEVQRMVEKAEGWVEREEPAPSN; encoded by the exons ATGGCTGTCGTCCCGGCCGCCGGCCGCTCCGGGG GTTTCCCCTCGAGACTCAGAGACAGGACCGCCTTCCCCATGTCCCAGTTTAAGCGCCAGCGGATCAGCCCGCTGCCGGGGGGCCGCAGCTTCTCAG GCGCGGCCTCCACGTCGCTTCTGGGCCCTCCTCCTGGTCTGCTCACTCCTCCTGTGGCCACAGACTTGTCCCAAAATGCCCGGCACCTGCAG GGCGGGGAGAAGCAGCGGGTCTTCACCGGCATCGTTACCAGCTTGCACGACTACTTCGGGGTGGTGGACGAAGAGGTCTTCTTCCAGCTAAG CGTGGTGAAGGGCCGGCTGCCCCAGCTGGGCGAGAAGGTGCTGGTGAAGGCGGCATACAACCCCGGCCAGGCGGTGCCCTGGAACGCCGTCAAGGTGCAGACGCTCTCCAACCAG CCACTGCTGAAGTCCCCAGCACCTCCCCTTCTGCACGTGGCAGCCCTGGGCCAGAAGCAAGGGATTCTGGGAGCTCAGCCCCAGTTGATCTTCCAGCCTCACAGGATTCCTCCCCTCTTTCCTCAAAAAC CACTCAGTCTCTTCCAAACATCCCACACGCTTCACCTGAGCCACCTGAACCGATTTCCCGCCAGGGGCCCTCACGGACGGCTGGATCAGGGCCGAAg CGACGACCACGACTCCAAGAAACGCAAGCAGCGGGCTGGTGGAGAGCCTTGGGGTGCTAAGAAACCAAGGCATGACCTGCCTCCCTACCGGGTCCACCTCACTCCCTACACAGTGGAcag CCCCAGCTGTGACGTCCTAGAACTCCAGCGCCGATACCGCAGCCTCCTGGTGCCGTCCGACTTCCTGTGCGTGCACCTGAGCTGGCTGTCGGCTTTCCCTCTGAGCCAGCCCTTTCCCCTCCACCACCCGAGCCGGATCCAGGTCTCTGCAGAGGCGGCGGCAGCTCCAGAGCCAGCTGCGGAGCCCAGCCCTGCCGACAGCGCCGCCGCCTACAGCTCCAAG GTCCTGCTGCTCTCCTCCCCGGGCTTAGAGGAACTGTACCGCTGCTGCATGCAATTTGTGGATGACATGGCCGAGCCAAGGGAGACGCCGGAACATCCTCTGAAGCAGATCAAG TTCTTGCTGGGCCggaaagaagaagaggcagtGCTGGTGGGGGGCGAGTGGTCTCCCTCCCTGGACGGCCTCGACCCCCAGGCTGACCCGCAGGTGCTGGTGCGCACGGCCATCCGCTGTGCACAGGCCCAGACCGGCATCGACTTGAGCACCTGCACTAAGTG GTGGCGCTTTGCCGAGTTCCAGTACCTGCAGCCGGGCCCGCCTCGGCGGCTGCACACAGTGGTGGTGTACCTGCCAGACGTCTGGAGCATCATGCCCACGCTGGAGGAGTGGGAGGCCCAGTGCCAGCAAAGAGCTGCAGAGGCAGCCGCCACGCCCCAGCAGGCGTCAGGG GAAACGGAGCCTGCTGAACAGGCCCCCGACACGGCGGAGCAGGCAGCCGACCCTCCTGAGGCCGGCACACAGCAGGACGCGGACACCGACCTCCCggaagcccccccaccccctctggagCCTGCGGTCACTGCACGTCCTGGCTGTGTGAACCTGTCGCTCCAGGGCATTGTGGAGGACCGGAGGCCCAAAGAAAGGGTCTCTTTTGAG GTGATGGTGTTGGCCGAGCTGTTCCTGGAGATGCTGCAGCGGGACTTCGGCTACAGGATTTACAAGATGCTGCTGAGCCTTCCGGAAAAGGCCGCGTCCCCCCCAGAACCCGAGAAGGAGGAGGCGGCCAAGGACGACGCGGTCAAAGAGGTGGCGACCAAGGAGTCGAAGGAGGAGGTGCAGAGCGAGGGTGCGGCTGCCGAGTCCGATGCCCCCCTG AAGGAAGACGGGCTGCTGCCCAAGCCGCCCCCTGCcggcggggaggaggaggagaagccgCGGGCAGAGGCGGCCGAGGACCTGTGCGAGATGGCCCTGGACCCCGAGCTGCTGCTGCTCCGGGATGACGGCGAGGAGGAGTTCG CAGGAGCGAAGCTGGAGGACGCCGAGGTGCGCTCTGTCGCCTCCAACCAGTCAGAGGTGGAGTTCTCCTCGCTCCAGGACATG CCCAAGGAGCTGGACCCTTCCGCCGTGCTCCCCTTGGACTGCCTCCTTGCTTTCGTCTTTTTCGATGCCAACTGGTGTGGCTACCTGCACCGGCGGGACTTGGAGAGGATCCTGCTCACCCTGGGGATCCGGCTCAGCGCAGAGCAG GCCCAGCAGCTGGTCAGCAGGGCGGTGACCCAGCACATCTGCCAGTACCGCAGCCTGCAGTACAGCCGCCAGGAGGGCGTGGACGGCGCGGCCTGCGAGGAGCTGCTCTGCG gaaaCCTGGACCTGCTGCCACCTCCTGGGAAGCGCGCGGAGGCCGGCGCTGCCCCCGCGGAGCACGAAGGCCTGGTGCCCCACAACGGCAGCCTCATCAATGTGGGCAGCCTGCTGCAGCGCGCCGAGCAGCAGGACAGCGGGCGGCTCTACTTGGAGAACAAGATCCACACgctggagctgaagctgg AGGAGAGCCATAGCCGGTTCTCAGCCGCCGAAGTGACCAACAAGACGCTGGCGGCCGAGATGCAGGAGCTGCGAGGCCGGCTGGCCGAGGCCGAGGAGACGGCGCGGACGGCTGAGCGGCAGCGGGCCCAGCTTCAGCGGCTGCTGCAGGACTTCCGCCGGCGCCTCACGCCCCTGCAGCTCGAGGTGCAGCGCATGGTGGAGAAG GCTGAGGGCTGGGTCGAGAGGGAGGAGCCGGCGCCCAGCAACTGA